The Mycolicibacterium doricum genome includes a region encoding these proteins:
- the ribH gene encoding 6,7-dimethyl-8-ribityllumazine synthase, whose product MSGGAGVPDLPQLDASGMKVGIVASTWHSTICDALLEGARKVAQAANVSDPTVVRVLGAIEIPVVAQALAADHEAVVALGVVIRGQTPHFDYVCDAVTQGLTRVSLDASTPVANGVLTTDTEEQALDRAGLAGSSEDKGAQAAAAALSTALTLRKLRGLS is encoded by the coding sequence GTGAGCGGTGGCGCCGGGGTGCCGGATCTGCCGCAGCTCGACGCGTCCGGCATGAAGGTGGGCATCGTCGCGAGTACCTGGCACTCGACGATCTGCGATGCACTGCTCGAGGGCGCGCGCAAGGTCGCCCAGGCAGCCAACGTGAGTGACCCGACCGTGGTTCGGGTACTCGGTGCCATCGAGATCCCGGTCGTCGCGCAGGCGCTCGCGGCGGACCACGAGGCGGTCGTCGCGCTCGGCGTCGTGATCCGCGGGCAGACACCGCATTTCGACTACGTCTGTGACGCGGTGACCCAGGGCCTCACGCGTGTCTCGCTCGACGCCTCGACTCCGGTCGCCAACGGCGTGCTGACCACCGACACCGAGGAGCAGGCGCTCGACCGCGCGGGGCTCGCCGGTTCCAGCGAGGACAAGGGAGCCCAGGCCGCCGCCGCGGCGCTGTCCACCGCGCTTACCCTGCGGAAGCTGCGCGGACTCTCGTGA
- a CDS encoding bifunctional 3,4-dihydroxy-2-butanone-4-phosphate synthase/GTP cyclohydrolase II — MTRLDSVERAIADIAAGKAVVVIDDEDRENEGDLIFAAEKATPELVAFMVRYTSGYLCVPLDGAICDRLGLLPMYAVNQDKHGTAYTVTVDARNGVGTGISASDRATTMRLLADPTATADEFTKPGHVVPLRAKDGGVLRRPGHTEAAVDLARLAGMQPAGTICEIVSQKDEGAMAQTDELRIFADEHHLALISIADLIEWRRKHERHIERIAEARIPTRHGEFRAVGYTSIYDDVEHVALVRGDIAGPHGDGHDVLVRVHSECLTGDVFGSRRCDCGPQLDAAMAMVAREGRGVVLYMRGHEGRGIGLMHKLQAYQLQDAGDDTVDANLKLGLPADARDYGIGAQILVDLGVRSMRLLTNNPAKRVGLDGYGLHIIERVPLPVRANAENIRYLMTKRDRMGHDLTGLDEYSESHSMDDYDDGVYLLGERHPTDLGGAR, encoded by the coding sequence ATGACCAGGCTCGATTCGGTCGAACGGGCGATCGCGGACATCGCGGCCGGCAAGGCCGTCGTCGTGATCGACGACGAGGACCGCGAGAACGAGGGCGACCTCATCTTCGCCGCCGAGAAGGCCACCCCCGAGCTGGTCGCGTTCATGGTCCGCTACACGTCGGGCTATCTGTGCGTCCCGCTCGACGGCGCGATCTGCGACCGGCTCGGCTTGTTGCCGATGTACGCGGTCAACCAGGACAAGCACGGTACCGCGTACACGGTCACCGTCGATGCGAGAAATGGTGTAGGGACCGGCATCTCGGCTTCCGACCGGGCCACCACGATGCGTCTGCTCGCCGATCCCACCGCCACGGCCGACGAGTTCACCAAGCCCGGGCACGTGGTGCCGCTGCGGGCCAAAGACGGTGGTGTGCTGCGCCGTCCGGGCCACACCGAGGCCGCGGTGGACCTGGCGAGACTCGCCGGAATGCAGCCGGCCGGCACCATCTGCGAGATCGTCAGCCAGAAGGACGAAGGCGCGATGGCCCAGACCGACGAACTGCGGATCTTCGCCGACGAGCACCACCTGGCGCTGATCTCCATCGCCGACCTGATCGAGTGGCGGCGGAAGCACGAACGCCACATCGAGCGCATCGCCGAGGCGCGTATCCCCACCCGACACGGCGAATTCCGCGCGGTGGGCTACACCAGCATCTACGACGACGTCGAACACGTCGCGCTGGTCCGCGGCGACATCGCCGGTCCCCACGGCGACGGACACGACGTGCTGGTCCGTGTGCACTCCGAATGCCTGACCGGTGACGTCTTCGGATCCCGGCGCTGTGACTGCGGTCCGCAACTCGACGCCGCGATGGCGATGGTCGCCCGAGAGGGCCGCGGCGTCGTGCTCTATATGCGCGGTCACGAGGGCCGCGGTATCGGACTCATGCACAAGTTGCAGGCTTACCAGCTGCAGGATGCCGGCGACGACACCGTCGATGCGAACCTCAAGCTCGGATTGCCCGCGGACGCCCGTGACTACGGCATCGGCGCGCAGATCCTCGTCGACCTCGGTGTGCGGTCGATGCGCCTGCTGACCAACAACCCGGCCAAACGGGTCGGGCTCGACGGATACGGCCTGCACATCATCGAGCGGGTGCCGCTGCCGGTCCGCGCCAACGCCGAGAACATCCGCTATCTGATGACCAAACGTGACCGAATGGGCCACGACCTCACCGGACTCGACGAGTACAGCGAGTCCCACAGCATGGACGACTACGACGACGGCGTGTACCTGCTCGGCGAGCGACACCCGACCGACCTCGGTGGCGCTCGGTGA
- a CDS encoding PH domain-containing protein, with translation MSDWEVVIRPHLTPYFAYAAAAVIVAAHVTVGFLLKIGSSGVIFQTADQVAIALLGVIIGAVVTLFARPRVRVGPRGLSVRNLWADRVLDWSDVVGVSFPTGARWARVDLPDDEYIPLMAIQAVDKERAVHAMEKLREALTYYRSHSQ, from the coding sequence GTGAGTGACTGGGAAGTGGTGATCCGGCCCCACCTGACGCCCTACTTCGCCTATGCTGCGGCCGCGGTGATCGTGGCGGCGCACGTCACCGTCGGATTCCTGCTCAAGATCGGCTCGAGCGGCGTCATCTTCCAGACTGCCGACCAGGTGGCGATCGCGCTCCTCGGCGTGATCATCGGCGCGGTGGTCACGTTGTTCGCGCGCCCACGGGTCCGGGTCGGCCCGCGCGGCCTGTCGGTGCGCAATCTCTGGGCCGACCGGGTTCTCGATTGGTCCGACGTTGTGGGTGTCTCGTTTCCCACCGGTGCCCGCTGGGCCAGGGTGGACCTGCCCGACGACGAGTACATCCCGCTGATGGCCATTCAGGCCGTCGACAAGGAGCGCGCCGTCCATGCGATGGAGAAGCTGCGGGAAGCGCTGACGTATTACCGCTCACACAGTCAGTGA